The sequence GTCTCTAGACACACACGTCTATGTCTGTTGCACCTGTAACTAACCTGGCATGCTGGAACTACAGAGGTGTGTGTACCAGACATAGGACAGGAAAGCAGACAGGATGTGATGTTGTAGATCCAGAACCCTAGTGCTGCCTGTCATTGAGATGGGATAAGTAATAATAGCAGTTATGGATTCATTGTTGATGCTTGTTATGAATATGTTCTACCAGGAAAGACTCAGCGAGATGACAGCATCTCGCCTCGGTGAGCTTCCTGGAAGTACAGAGAGTGCTGGGGACCAATCAGACTTACCGCCACAGAGACAAGTATATACACCCCCAGTGTTCCATCTGCTGTTATTGGCTTGTTTCATCCAGTGTTTTGGTTCCTCATGTTCCAGCTTTGGTGCATCAGATCATGGACGGTTAGGCAGAGCTGTATCAGGCCTATACACCAAACATCAGGCATTGCCAAACCGAAGCACAGTGACCTAGACACAATGTTTTGTCATTCTGGTCCTTTAAGCTTGTTTCTTAGTTTTCTGAATCACATTACTTTTGTTTGTTGTCTAATTATAGAATTTTTTCTGAAACAGCAATTTTGTTCATAATTTTTCTCAAAGAACGGGTTGGTTCATTACATTAGAGAAAGCGGTGATCAGTGTCATGATTTTTCTTTTACCATAAAAACATATGTCTTTAACTGTTTGACATGAAAAACTATCTTTTTATTTTGACTTATATGAAAGAAACAAACAATGTTTAAAATCATCATGTTCTCCAGGGGTTTGGTTTTTAACAATCTTATTTTAGACATTTTTGTATTCATGTCAAATAACACGTGTGTTAGTGTAGGTTCATGGATCTTATCGTATGGCAGATGACAGATGTTTGCTCTCGGTTGTTCTGTGTTGCAGGAgttgagagatggagaagaggtgCTCGCTCGATGGACAGACTGTCGATATTACCCTGCTAAGATAGAGTCATTCAACAAGGACAGTGAGTATGACTTTGCTGGAAGTcctttttgattttttttgtcttttaaaaCCAGTACTGATACATTGGAATTCTTGGTCCGGCTATTCTCTGCAGTTTTCCATCAATCTAACCATAGTCTTACTTGGTGTTTCTAAACATCGAGGCGTTACTGGACATTAGGGGTGGGAATCGTTTAGTACctttcgattcttggggtcacgattcgcTCGAAAATTCAatttgtaataataataatttgtattaaATATTTAAGGCcgattttgttttacatttgtgaatcgcttGAAAacggaattgcgattcaaatgtgaataaaacatttttccCCACCCCTACTGGACATTACATTTATTGGATAGAAACCCCCCACCTCATGTTTGACCTCTGTTTCTCAGCTGGTACCTACACGGTGCAGTTCTACGACGGGGTTGTCCGCTGTGTGAAGAGGATACATATCAAGTCCATGCCAGAGGATGCAAAAGGCCaggtgagagaaaaagacaccAGGCCTCAAACACTGTCAAGTTTTTCAAACCCAGTTTAGTGTGGCATCCCAGTTCAGATAGTAACACAAATaccctgacgtcacaggcctcgTTCAATTCAACATGAGCTTCACACACAAGCTAAATAAGTCTTAAAATGGCTGCGGCTGTGAGATGCAGACATACTTGGACTGTGTCATTAAGTGTGtgcctccttttccctctctttgcAGAAGGTAAAAAAGACAGCAGGGCCTGGCAGGATAGAGCAGGATCTGGCATCTGCAGGGTCCCAACCCATAGACCACACCTTAATCTTATCTACCAGCTAATGTATCTCTGTAGCTTCAGACTGGAAGGAATAGAACACTGATTGTCTAAGCTGCCAGCTATGAGTGGGAACCGGATACACTGTCAGATGCTGATTGTAAAGGGTTGAGATGATTGCTCAAATCCATTTTTGTAGCTTGAACTTATTCTGTTAGTAGTAGTTCCAATACTTGTGTGTTGAGGTCCAGTCTGTTTTTGACCACCTGCCCCATACCCACCAGCAACacatgtctctctgtcaggaCTGGGTGGCGTTGGTAAAGGCCGCCTCGGCCGCCGCCAGGAACAGAGGCAATAGTAAACCTCGGACCAGCGCCAACAGTAACAAAAACCGCGATGAGGGCCGCGGAGAGCGCTCCGAGGATGAAGACGCCGAGGACGACTTCGATGACGacgagcaggaagaggagagcaacTCTGACAAACCTGGTACTTCAACCCTACCTCGCCTCCGCCTTACAGCGTTAGAACCGCTGTGATGCCGGATGCCTTTCCCTGTTGCTTCAACTCGTACTAGGCCCTTTCTCACTGTCTTTTCTATGTCTCTCGTCTGTTTATACTCAAGTTGTGTGTCTCTTCTGTGTGTCAATACATCTTATTTGTTTAGCTTCGTTCATTAGCCTGTGTAATCCTCTCTTTTGTCTCGCTTATCCCTTCGAGGTGCTTGTGTTGATTCTGCAGGAGATCAGGAGGAGCaaagggatgaggaggacagCAGACACACCCCCGTCTCCAGCCCGGCCCCTACCAAGGGTGGGGCCAGGCGCTCCAATCATCAGTCTGTAGAGTCCAccagctccaccccctcccaacCCGTCTCTGCCCCCTcgtcagcaggagaggagacccAGTCGGGCAccgagccccccctcccctctctcagctCCTCCACTGCACCCTCACTTCCTGGTGGGTGCTCTATGTCACAGCATATCTCCGGGTAATGTTTGTcggtgtatgtacagtatgattcatgtgtatgtgtcagtAATGAcctctttgccccccccccccccccccccccccccccccacgtagccccctccagcccctccccctccttaagAACGTCAGAGTCTGCACAGCAGAGACGACGCTCCCAGCGACTTGCGAGCACCCCAGTCGACGCACCCGGCGACCCCACTCCCAGCCCTGCACACGCCGACAACAGCCCCTCATCCCCCGCCAAAGAGACACGCCCGACAGAGATCGATGCATCTTCTACAGAGGGTAAGCTTCTGCAGCCTACTAACCCGTCCAAAGGAGAATTCCATACAACAATCTGCCTTATTTCTTATACAAAGAGTGTACAGTAACTCAACACTGTTCACATTTGTTTATCCTCGACTTGTCAGTATTGTTCTTTAAATTTAAATATCTGGTTCTGTCACAGGTGCAGTTCTGAACTGTGTGGAGAAGTCAGATTCCAGCCTCCATAACTACTGTGCAGGAATGCCCTCCACACCCACTCCTCCAGCACCAGCCACAGGCCAGAACCAGCTGCCTGGTGGACCCCCCGCCAATCATGCTGGGGAGAAATCTTCGCCACTAGCAGCAGGTATTGTTAGGCTAGGAAGATTGGCCATTTCTTTACATGATCATGCACCTGCCGGCATCTGTTGAGAACACATccaacatctgtgtgtgtgtgtgtgtttgcacactctctgtcttccagctcCCGGTTTGAAGACGGCAACCATCAGGACTCCCAAAATGAACAAACACACCAGAGAGCCAAGTAAGATCAAAGCGTTAAATACGGTTATTGTTATTACAGTAAATGGCGGTAGCTTGAATTCAGCAATATGTGTAGTCCGTCACACttttcacctgtctctctctccaatctaaCCTGTCTGACCTTCTGTTCCCCCCCCCAGTCATGAGCACCCTGCGGTCTGAGGACCCCTCATCCCCAGGTGACCTGGACAGCCAATTCCAGTGTCAGGTGGCCGGTTGCTCAAAAGCCTTCCGCAAAGCCAAGCTTTTGGAATACCACCTCAAATACTACCACAACGCCGACAGAGAGACCCATGACTTTGAGACGGGTTCCCCGGACAGGGTGGGCCGCACCCGGGCCACGtccacctccctgcccccatCCTCCAACCCCCAGCTGGAGGTCCCTGACAGCAAAAGACGCCGCActgtctcctcatcctcctgtaAGGCCCATAGCGGCATTATACCGGCACCGTAAATTACACTTGTTATAAAACAAGGGCCTCCCTTCTGTAAAACTGTTTGTCTTTGTCCCCAGCTCTGTCTCCCCAGGCACAAGCCCTCCAGCTGGACTGTGTCAGAGCCGGCCGGACGGGAAGGAAGAAGCGCTCGTCAGCCTCCATGAGCTCTGACAGCACTGAGGTGTCCCTTCCTCCCCCGCCCCGTGATAGGAGCCTGGACAACCTCCACGAGAAGATCCTAAAGAAGGTCATCGACAAGGACAAGTACCCAGAAACAGGTCAGTCTAGCTAGGTCTTTAaccttctctgtctcctacCATATAGACACTTATACCCCCTCTCTTCTTGACCAGTATTTTTGTCAGTTGGTCTGAACCATCCTAGGGATGACATATAGACTAACTATTCtgctattgtttttttttccaggGTTCATCAAAACTGAGAAGAAGGTCAAACTGGAGGAGAAGCCGCAGCAGCTAGGTGAGTTTGTCCTCttggtctgtctgtttgtgcctCTAACTGTGtatctcactgtctctcagagTTACATTAAGTCTcattcagagcgacttaaagtaagtacagggacattcccccgaggcaagtagggtaaagtgccttgcccaaggacacagtaaCTTTGCACGGCcaagaatcgaaccagcaaccttctgattactagcccgattccctaaccgctcagccacctgactccctgagtCGAGAGTTGAGCTGATGAGAACCGattgtgttttcaggaaagaaaaaggagaaggaCAGGGAGCGTAGGGACAGGAAGGACAAAGACCTGTTCAAACtcaaacagaagaagaagaagaagaaaaggaagaaatCCAAGGAACACAGTAAGACAACACAACACTGTCCCTTCCAACACAGTAAGACAACACAACACTGTCCCTTCCAACACAGTAAGACAACACAACACTGTCCCTTCCGACACAGTAAGACAACGCAACACTGTCCCTTCCAACACAGTAAGACAACACAACACTGTCCCTTCCAACACAGTAAGACAACACAACACTGTCCCTTCCAACACAGTAAGACAACACAACACTGTCCCTTCCAACACAGTAAGACAACACTGTCCCTTCCCAGTCGTTTTGCCCACATGGCTTCTGTTacattgacgtgtgtgtgtttcctaggCTACACGGACTTCGACGGGATGTCGCTCTCCTTCCTAGACAGGTCTTCATCTCCCCTGCATCGTTCTTCTGGCAGCGCGTtcaccttcctcacctcctcgtCGCCTTCCTCCTCTAAACACCACCAGTACCCACGCGCCATCCTGTCTGTCGACCTGACcggagagagtgagtgatcaACGACAGGCCCCAAGTCCCtaactcaacccccccccccccccccccgttccatATGCTTCTCACCCTTCTACCTCTGTTctaatttgtgtttgtatgtgtgtccccGTGTGTCCAGACCTGTCGGACGTGGACTACCTAGAGGACTCGACCACAGAGAGCCTGCTGCTGAGTGGGGACGACCTCAGCCAGGAGGACCTGGCCATGGAGGCCTTCCCTCCTGAGGAGCCGCAGGACAGCCAGGAGATAGTCCGCTGTGTCTGCCAGATGGATGAGGAGAACGGCTTCATGATCCAGGTAACGTACGACCAGCGCACACCCTGTTTACAATGTGGACACCTCACTAGTTTATACCAAGGAGGATATGTTGGGTAGCCTACATAACTCACCAGAAATAACTTGTTTTTAATTGACTCGTGGTCTAGGAACCTTCAGGTTTAGCTCATAGCAAAGCAAACTCCTGTGCTGACTTGTCTTTTAGGTATTTCTGTGGTAGTTTTAAGTGATTCTAGCTCATGTTAATGCAGTTTGGACCCCCCATGTCTGTGTGCAGTGTGAGGAGTGTATGTGCTGGCAGCACAGTGTCTGTATGGGCCTCCTTGAGGACAGTATCCCAGAACAGTACATATGTTACATCTGCAGAGACCCCCCAGGTAAGACATACACTTGTGGTCAATAAATCTCCCAAGACCTGATTATCCTGGGCTAGAACTGTGTGCCTGACATCTCTCTGACTCCTCCCAGGCCAGAGGTGGAGTGCCAAATACCTGCATGACAGGGACTGGCTGACGAAGGGTCACATGTTCGGACTGTCCTTCCTATCAGATAACTACTCCAATCAGAACTGTCAGAAGATAGTCTCCACCCATCAGCTTCTGGCCGACGCCTACAGCCTCAAGACCCTGCTCCACGGCCTCACGCTCAAGATGGACATTCTGCAGTAAGACTCCAACATATCTTTTCTGTTATTGCCTCTGCCTCTAGTCTTGTTGGTTTTTTTCTTATTATTCTTCTCAAACTTTGATGTTTTTCCCCCCCCCAGGAACAGACACAGCCCCAGCTTGCACTTCTGGGCGCGGTCTTGGGTAAACTCAGATGAGGACCAGCCAATGGGAGGGCTTCCTGACTGCCTGCACTTTCAGGAAGTCCTGGCAGACTCTGAGGACCAGAATTGTCTCCCCGACACCTATATCACCAGCGAGCACAGCTACCAGAAGCCCCCTGGGACCCCCGGTGCAGCCACTGACCCCCCCAGGATGGCTGCAGACCTTTTGGGCtgcagcagggaggagggcgaggTGGGGATGAGCCTGGAGCTCAAAACTGTCACACACTCTGTGGAACAAGGAGTAAGGATGAGCTCTGGCTACATATGTTCACTTTGAGTATGTTTGGTTTGTAGTAGTGGGTGGGCTTTTGCACTAACCACAGCATGGGTTTATTTGGTTTGTAGGAGAGGGCAGCTGTGATGTTGCCTGGTGCAGATTCAGTAGAACATGCCAGAAACTGCCTGCAGTGGCAAATGAACCTGCTGACCCATATAGAAGATGTCCAGAACCAGCTGGCCAGCAGGATGGACCTAATAGAGAAGGAGCTGGATGGTAAAAAGTTAACCGTTTGTCTGGATACACTGCACACATGTAACAAACACCCTTTTGGAGCTCCAGccttggacacaaacacacagaatgaCATCCACATTTAGAACAAAGGGAAATTAGCCAATGAGAAGCCACTGATGGACCGTTAGCTATTTATAAATAGGAATCTAATGTGACAATCAATcttactcacactctctctctttctcaccctctctttctctctctcactctttttctctctctcactctctctgtctctctgtactcacgctctctctctttctctctctctctctctctctctctctctctctctctctctctctctctctctctctctctctctctctaccccctccacaGTGTTGGAGAGTTGGCTCGACCTGTCAGGAGAGTTGGAACCCCCGGACCCCCTGGCACGGCTGCCACAGCTCAAACTACGCATCAAGCAGCTGCTCTCTGACCTCGGCAAGGTTCAGCAGATGAGCGCCCTCtgttctgtctgactgtctgtgggcACAGGGGGCCAGGCACCTGTAGCATCACCTTCCTCTGGCCACAGGGCCCCCCAACCTTACGGCCaccacaccacctccaccctaCTCATCCGCAACCTTGCGTGTTTGGCCCTGGACTGATAGAGATGGCCTCTGGACTGCCACCCTCCCCCCGCTCACCCTTGACAGCCGGCTGGCCTGCTGCACTAAGactgaaaaaaagtgttttaaaagggagagaggaaagactcTTTGAAAGGATGAAAGGTACCACTTAAAGACAGTGTTATCCTGTAGAGCTCAGGACATACCCGTCACTTTACCCACCATGCTAGCCAGCACTTGTCAGCAGACCTGTTCACTAGTGAATGGTCTGTTCTACCCAGCAGAATCCGAGAATTGCTTTTACCAGCTGTACAGTGACGGTAGACTGACAGGACAGAAGGACATACGCTTTAGCAAGCATGGTTTATAACCCAGACTTGCTGGTTGAAGATTGATGACCTGACTGAGAGTCCAGTCATCACCAGGTGGTGACTCTGTTGTGCCAAGGAAAAGCCAGGTTTACAGTGTTGTACCCCCACCCAACCTCTCCTAGGGGTAAACTAGAGGGACAAGCACCTGTGTTCACCTGTATACACCTCTTTCATTCTCTAGCCCGACCACTAAGCCCCCCTTCTTGATCTTCTTCTctactctttctcctccatctcctgacAGCTACTCCCTTCCTCCTTACCCTCTGGCTGTTGGGTCATGTGATCTCAGCGGGGCCTCTGTATGGCTGACTGGGTCAGCCAACTGCTATGAAGTTGGGTTGTGCCCAAGTAAGCTAAAGCACATGCTTCATGTGTCACCATTTTTTGGAAATGTTTGTACAGTTTTTCATAACTGTAAAGATGAGGAAATCTAAAAAGGCATAAGAGGACAAAATATACTTGAAGATGCCTGTTTATTTAGCATTTCTATTAAcatgtaaaaaatgtgttttagaaCCAATAGGGTTAAAAACTTGAAGTTGATTTTCATTGACATATACAGCTGTACATTCAGAGTTTATTTAAGACTGTTCCTATGTGATTTACTACATGTACAACTTCAATAAAATGATATTCTGGATATTTACCATGTCCCTTTTATCGTTTCCCACCCAACTAGCTCTCTCAACCGCGGGGTGGAGTAAATGAGGCATTAGTCTGTCTAGGAGAAGCTGTTTTAGTACAGTGTTCCAGACTTagccaccacccaccacccacccGTCAGCTCAGTCCAAGTAGCTGGTTAACTCTTTGTACTGAAGTCTAATAATGATGTAACCCCTTTACATATGGCCACAGTAGATTATTTATAGTAATATAAAAGGAAAAACCACTGTAATAGGATGTTATGTGATGATAAATTACCAGCAGGACAGCCTAATTAATAAACATTGGTTTATTACAACTGCAAGCTATGAAATAAGCTTTCCCCTCCCCAGCTCAGAAGTGTTAGTGTACTGTACACTCTACTGTACATTTGGCAATGATTGACCATGTAAGGTTGACCTCACAACCGTATAAGTTGTCTTCCAGGTCTTTCACCCACACCTGTGCCATGACAAGCTGCGTCAATTCTATGAGATACGCAGATAGTAATCACTGGTAAGGTTCCCTGAACCCTGGCACAGGTCATAGGTCGGCCTCTTACCCACCCACAATAGCAAAAATTAAAAATGTTTTCAATACAGATGTGACCAGCAGCCCTCTGACTCCACAGGTCACTGAATGAGGTTACCAAAGGTTATTGAGTGAGGTAACAAGAGGTCAGAAAAGTGTCAGAagtaacatttagtcatttagcagacgctctgatCCAGAGCGAAGTTGAGTATTGTAGGTGGTGAGGAAGTGGTTTCACTTCCCAAATAAAACACTGTTAATTGTCATACTGTTGGTTTCTGAAACAACTTTATTGATACCACTTTGACAATATGAAAGTAAATGGACCGTGTTTAGCTTGATTCAGCCATGCTCGTACTACCTTGTAACTAAAGCCCAGCTTAAACCTGAGGTAATAGCCAATCTCACACAGTTCAGGAAAGGTAGCATAGACAAAGAATACAGTGGCTGACTAGTACTAGATGACATTGTGTACAAATGATACTGTACATAGAGAACAGGACAGTTGAGTATTATGGAGTGTGACCAGCAGAATAACAAAGTCCGGATCGTTGGAATGATTCTTATCACTGCTTTGAGTCTGGTACAGAATCCTCTGGAGTTAAATGGTTAGTATTGGTTGGCAAACAAACTTGAAATGAATATTTAAGGATGAGAGAGGATACAGTAGATATTTTTGTCTTTCAGTCTCatggtttgaaatgtttgtGAAAAGTTAAATAAAAGTTGATTGTTCGTTACCACTGATATGGTTTATGGAGTTTCAGCACATACAGGCCTGGGACAGGCACTGGCTTGTCTGGTTGTGTCTCGTAGGTTTTGGGCCTCATTTTTTGTCCTGAGGAATTGTCTTTAGGCTGTGCAGACCTTCTCTGCAGAAGCATAGATATGATTGGCCATTCCCGTGGAGCCGTAAATGAAATTTGCTGCTGCAGATGAAGTGTTGATGTGATTGGTCCGTTCTGTGTGAGTGCTAACTGTGGCAGGGTTGGGCAAAGCCAGGTTCAATAGGTTGGCACAGGTGGGTAGATAGACATGCTGCACCTTGTCCACCTCTGAGCGACACACTGGGCACACCTGGGCAGAAGACACAGACTGTTAGAACTGAGCTGCTGTGTTCCAAGAACCTTTACCATGTTATGATATGCTACTAATTTCAAACGTGGATCAGTTGTGATTTGAAGCAGCTTGCTCTGATTGACACTTTATACCCAGCAGCTATATGCTAAAAAAAGTCCTTAAAAAGAAATAAGTTGACTGAAGCCTTCCTTTCAAAGGTTAGTCGTGGAGAGTAAATTAATGTTCCGCAAAGACTACCCCTGCATGGCACTGTGTGCTCACTACATACTATAGTTCACCAGGTCACTGCAGCTTTAAACTGCCAGTGCACAGACGGCCTGTCTAACCGCCCCCTAAGCTTAAACTTCACGTAAACACCAGATAACCCCTGGGCCAGAGTCCTCACCTCCAGCTGGGCAGCACAGCTCTGGCAGCAGACCAGGTGGCCACAGGGGCAGAAGGCAGCATCGATCTCTTCctgacagcacaccacacacagtagTGCCTCCCGCAAGCGGagcaccacctcctccagggccCGGCTCTGCTTGCACCCCTCACACTCCGCGTCCCCTCCGACTTCTGGGCTGGCCGGGGAGGAGGTCGTCTGAATTCCCCTGTTGGCGTGGTAGAGGACCCGGCGCGCGTGGTCGTAGGCTTCTTTGGCGGTGCGGCTGACATCAAACAAGTACTTCCGGCCCAGCGGGATGTTGTGGTTGAAGAGGGCCGCAAAGTGGCCGGTGAAGTCACGACTGTACTGCAGCCTTACGTCCTCCCCCACCGTGTCACACCTGGGAACAAATCACACATCAGACACAAGGAAATCCAGTATGAAAGTGTTGTGCAGCAGGATTGAAGGTGTGAGTTAGCTGTATTGCTTTTattattggggggggggctaaccTGTAGAACGTGTGTGTCTCAGTCAGGGAGCGGTAGAGCCCTccagctgctctgctgctgaCCATCTTGAACAAGAAGATGTCACTTTCTCCGTTGTCCTTGGCAACagtcaaataaacattccttCCTGTCTGGGTGGCTATCTGGACGAGGGAATAGTCAatcctggggaggagaggcagacaagAGAAACAAGGAAGGAGTCAGCGTTGAACTCATGCCCAGGCAGCAtcacatgattttttttttttattgttgttagTGGTTACCTATTAGTGACACTGAGGTCCTCTTGGCAGGTGACGATGCCCTCAGGCCCCACACCCACAGATAGCACCTGTCCCTCTGAGTCACGGGCCCGGTGCCACTCCACCCCATAGTGCTCTGCAGACGCCACAAGCTGCAGGACAGAATACTCTGCGGAGGCTCGGTTCCTCCCCTCCAGCTGCCTGTGCTTCTCCATGATGCTGTAGGACACATGGAAGAGGAGCTGTTAAAGTCACACTCGTTCATTTCTTAGTCTCATTGTTTAGctagtctggaggggatggacAGTCTAAAAAACCTGTTTATAAAACGTATCTTCTGGTCAACTGTTGGATGTATTTTATTACCTGTTGATGGTAATGTTGTCAGGCTGGTGTCTGAGGAGTTGTTGATAAAGTTGGCTGTACTGGTCTGACGGGGGGCTCAAGTCTCCGTATTCAACCTGAGCCATCAAGACACACAGCTCCACAGCCTGCTCCTTCACTACCTGCAGACTCCCTGAACACAGCTGCTCCTTCACCTGGAGGAAGAACAGGTGTctggaagaaagagggaggggaggatgtgatgaggaggagaggcaccTTCAGACACCTGTGTTCTCTTTATAGTGAAGTGAACAGCTGTATAAACCTTATCTCTACTGCCCCAATAAGATCACTACTGACTACTAGACCTTGGTCAAGATATGTTACATACAGTTGCAGTATAATTCTATACTCCAAACGTTTGCTCAATCTTAGCAGTCTCTACAGTGGGTCTGTGAATGTGTCAGTGCAGGCTGTACGATGTTTGAAGACATGGTCACAAACTGTGATGTCAGTGCGTCAACATGCTCTAGAAGTGCAAACTCAAACTGTTAACTGTTCCTCAACTATGCAGTCCACAAAGGAATAGATGGAAAAAGCCTTCAAATCTCATATTCCCTTAATTACAAACATTAAACAAACTAAATAAATTAAGAATTAAAGTAAGTACAAAGATAGGAACTAAATTGAATATTTGTGTGTAAATCTTGTTTTGTCTGCTAGGGCTTATTACACAAAGTTGAGCAGGATACTGTAGTTTACCGTTATAGAACTCAACCACAATAGCCTATAGAATGTCTTTGTGTGCCCTCAACAATAGTTACAATAGACCAGTGTGCTAGCCCGTCCAGGCCTCACAAACAGCTCATATCCGCGTTGAGGAGGAGTTGAGGAGAAAAAAGAAGCCCAATTCACCAAAGTTATTATGTAAGTAGTGCTTTACGTGTCTGTTCAGGCACACCACCTTTTACGTAACAGTACGGACAGAAGGCAGTGTGTCAGCCGCACAGTAGCCTAAAGCAGTAACCCCATATGCAGACAGTGTTTCAGGAATTTAATACGGACCACAAGTATATGATTTACAACACGCGTATGAACCTAGTCTGATTCTGGAGGATCAGATGTGGATCAACCAGAAACTTGACCCGAAGCTCCAGTCGGCATTGGGACAAGCTGTCCAGCTGCTGGCAGACTGGGTTTCTCAGGTTCAGCCATAACCGCTCTCCTCTACTGCCGCAGAACTGCAGGCCAAAATAGTCGACCTCGATGATGTCCAGCTGCCTACACACCTGCACATAGAAATGAAACATGTGATTCATACTTATTTATAGGCTTGTTACAATATGCTGAACCAAATAGTTTTTTCATGATTATCTCTACGGCTTTGATCAACATTCTAAATAGAAAATAATGTATATGGGGCAACCCCAGTTTAGGTTGGAATATTGAGTAACATTGTCTGagagtttaataaaaaaaatttaCCTTCTGTAGGCAGTCGTCTCCGTTTGCCTTGGCATCAACTTCCAACTCCATCACCACCGAGTCAGGTCGCGTTACGTAGCAAAGCATGTTAAGTTCCAGTACGTGCAGTTCTGCAGCAGAGAGACTGGCGTGACCGTGTACCCCCACAGCAGCTACACCACGGACAGCACCGAAAAGACCGGGTACACTGTATTTGAACAACTGTCTTGCAGTCACCGCCCACTTTTGCACAAAACTTCCACAGCTAAAGCCGATTAAATCTCTTCCACTCATGCTAAGGCTAACCTAGATCGGGGTGGAGAGCACCCCCTGGTGTACAACACTAAGCAGTGGCGTGATTATTTACTGCATGT comes from Hypomesus transpacificus isolate Combined female chromosome 2, fHypTra1, whole genome shotgun sequence and encodes:
- the phf20l1 gene encoding PHD finger protein 20-like protein 1 isoform X2, encoding MSKKPPNRPGISFEVGSRVEAQDYLKKWYPSRIEEVDFEEGKMLVHFDRWSHRYDEWIPWDSTRLRPLERSAIRKEGLKEDEEMTERLSEMTASRLGELPGSTESAGDQSDLPPQRQELRDGEEVLARWTDCRYYPAKIESFNKDTGTYTVQFYDGVVRCVKRIHIKSMPEDAKGQDWVALVKAASAAARNRGNSKPRTSANSNKNRDEGRGERSEDEDAEDDFDDDEQEEESNSDKPGACVDSAGDQEEQRDEEDSRHTPVSSPAPTKGGARRSNHQSVESTSSTPSQPVSAPSSAGEETQSGTEPPLPSLSSSTAPSLPAPSSPSPSLRTSESAQQRRRSQRLASTPVDAPGDPTPSPAHADNSPSSPAKETRPTEIDASSTEGAVLNCVEKSDSSLHNYCAGMPSTPTPPAPATGQNQLPGGPPANHAGEKSSPLAAAPGLKTATIRTPKMNKHTREPIMSTLRSEDPSSPGDLDSQFQCQVAGCSKAFRKAKLLEYHLKYYHNADRETHDFETGSPDRVGRTRATSTSLPPSSNPQLEVPDSKRRRTVSSSSSLSPQAQALQLDCVRAGRTGRKKRSSASMSSDSTEVSLPPPPRDRSLDNLHEKILKKVIDKDKYPETGFIKTEKKVKLEEKPQQLGKKKEKDRERRDRKDKDLFKLKQKKKKKKRKKSKEHSYTDFDGMSLSFLDRSSSPLHRSSGSAFTFLTSSSPSSSKHHQYPRAILSVDLTGENLSDVDYLEDSTTESLLLSGDDLSQEDLAMEAFPPEEPQDSQEIVRCVCQMDEENGFMIQCEECMCWQHSVCMGLLEDSIPEQYICYICRDPPGQRWSAKYLHDRDWLTKGHMFGLSFLSDNYSNQNCQKIVSTHQLLADAYSLKTLLHGLTLKMDILQNRHSPSLHFWARSWVNSDEDQPMGGLPDCLHFQEVLADSEDQNCLPDTYITSEHSYQKPPGTPGAATDPPRMAADLLGCSREEGEVGMSLELKTVTHSVEQGERAAVMLPGADSVEHARNCLQWQMNLLTHIEDVQNQLASRMDLIEKELDVLESWLDLSGELEPPDPLARLPQLKLRIKQLLSDLGKVQQMSALCSV
- the phf20l1 gene encoding PHD finger protein 20-like protein 1 isoform X4 encodes the protein MSKKPPNRPGISFEVGSRVEAQDYLKKWYPSRIEEVDFEEGKMLVHFDRWSHRYDEWIPWDSTRLRPLERSAIRKEGLKEDEEMTELRDGEEVLARWTDCRYYPAKIESFNKDTGTYTVQFYDGVVRCVKRIHIKSMPEDAKGQKDWVALVKAASAAARNRGNSKPRTSANSNKNRDEGRGERSEDEDAEDDFDDDEQEEESNSDKPGACVDSAGDQEEQRDEEDSRHTPVSSPAPTKGGARRSNHQSVESTSSTPSQPVSAPSSAGEETQSGTEPPLPSLSSSTAPSLPAPSSPSPSLRTSESAQQRRRSQRLASTPVDAPGDPTPSPAHADNSPSSPAKETRPTEIDASSTEGAVLNCVEKSDSSLHNYCAGMPSTPTPPAPATGQNQLPGGPPANHAGEKSSPLAAAPGLKTATIRTPKMNKHTREPIMSTLRSEDPSSPGDLDSQFQCQVAGCSKAFRKAKLLEYHLKYYHNADRETHDFETGSPDRVGRTRATSTSLPPSSNPQLEVPDSKRRRTVSSSSSLSPQAQALQLDCVRAGRTGRKKRSSASMSSDSTEVSLPPPPRDRSLDNLHEKILKKVIDKDKYPETGFIKTEKKVKLEEKPQQLGKKKEKDRERRDRKDKDLFKLKQKKKKKKRKKSKEHSYTDFDGMSLSFLDRSSSPLHRSSGSAFTFLTSSSPSSSKHHQYPRAILSVDLTGENLSDVDYLEDSTTESLLLSGDDLSQEDLAMEAFPPEEPQDSQEIVRCVCQMDEENGFMIQCEECMCWQHSVCMGLLEDSIPEQYICYICRDPPGQRWSAKYLHDRDWLTKGHMFGLSFLSDNYSNQNCQKIVSTHQLLADAYSLKTLLHGLTLKMDILQNRHSPSLHFWARSWVNSDEDQPMGGLPDCLHFQEVLADSEDQNCLPDTYITSEHSYQKPPGTPGAATDPPRMAADLLGCSREEGEVGMSLELKTVTHSVEQGERAAVMLPGADSVEHARNCLQWQMNLLTHIEDVQNQLASRMDLIEKELDVLESWLDLSGELEPPDPLARLPQLKLRIKQLLSDLGKVQQMSALCSV